A part of Larkinella insperata genomic DNA contains:
- a CDS encoding 3-keto-disaccharide hydrolase, giving the protein MRFSLFCTLLGGVMLTGFMARSPQKAVPLFDGKTFRGWEGDTLKTWRIEDGALVGGSLTETVPKNDFLCTTREYANFVLRVKFKLLGTDGFVNTGVQFRSKRLTNPAHEMIGYQADLGDGYWASLYDESRRNKTLIKPDSALIAKILKRNDWNDYEVRAENRRIRLYLNGKQTVDYTEPDQTIPQSGLIGLQIHGGGKALVYYKDLMLEELR; this is encoded by the coding sequence ATGCGATTTTCTCTTTTCTGCACCCTTCTCGGCGGAGTTATGCTGACGGGTTTTATGGCACGGTCTCCGCAGAAAGCGGTTCCGCTTTTCGACGGCAAGACGTTCCGCGGCTGGGAGGGCGACACGCTGAAAACCTGGCGTATCGAAGACGGCGCGCTGGTGGGTGGCTCCCTGACCGAAACCGTACCGAAAAACGACTTTCTGTGTACGACGCGCGAATATGCCAACTTTGTGTTGCGCGTCAAATTCAAGCTGCTCGGAACCGACGGTTTTGTAAACACCGGCGTTCAGTTCCGGAGCAAGCGACTCACCAACCCCGCTCACGAAATGATTGGCTATCAGGCCGATCTGGGCGACGGATACTGGGCCAGTCTGTACGACGAATCACGCCGGAACAAAACCCTGATCAAGCCCGATTCGGCCCTGATCGCCAAAATCCTGAAGCGCAACGACTGGAATGATTACGAAGTCCGGGCCGAAAACCGGCGCATCCGGCTGTACCTCAACGGCAAACAAACCGTCGATTACACCGAACCGGACCAAACCATTCCGCAATCGGGGCTGATCGGTCTGCAGATTCACGGCGGGGGAAAAGCGCTGGTTTACTACAAAGACCTGATGCTGGAAGAACTGCGGTAA
- a CDS encoding ThuA domain-containing protein — translation MRPFLSLSIVGLLSLGSLLTTFFPACTVRSDGVHAAPAPAKKRVVFIAGGCSHGAGEHEHKAGCMLLAKRLKQAVPALETEVFAGWPTTRNAFDQAAAVVIYGDGGDSHMVLKHLESMNDLMKKGVGLVCIHYAVEVPKGMAGNYFLDWIGGYFETYWSVNPVWNAEYRSLPKHAITTGVKPFATNDEWYYHMRFRKNMEGVTPILTTVPPASTLERKDGPHEGNPAVRAEAGQPQHMAWCRERPDGGRGFGITGGHYHRVWADDNVRKLVLNAISWVAKAEVPAGGIDSSKPSPEEMGQNLCPH, via the coding sequence ATGCGCCCGTTTCTATCTCTTTCTATCGTTGGTCTGTTAAGTCTTGGAAGCCTGCTGACGACTTTTTTCCCGGCCTGCACGGTACGGTCCGACGGGGTCCATGCCGCCCCGGCACCGGCCAAAAAACGGGTGGTGTTCATTGCGGGAGGATGCAGCCACGGAGCGGGCGAACATGAGCACAAAGCGGGCTGTATGTTGCTGGCCAAACGGCTTAAACAAGCCGTTCCGGCCTTAGAAACCGAAGTTTTTGCGGGCTGGCCCACCACCCGGAACGCGTTCGATCAGGCCGCGGCCGTGGTCATTTACGGCGATGGCGGGGATAGCCACATGGTTCTCAAGCACCTTGAGTCGATGAATGACCTGATGAAAAAAGGCGTCGGACTGGTCTGCATTCACTACGCCGTTGAAGTTCCCAAGGGAATGGCAGGCAATTATTTTCTGGACTGGATCGGCGGTTATTTTGAAACCTACTGGTCGGTCAATCCGGTCTGGAACGCCGAGTACCGGAGTCTGCCCAAACACGCCATCACCACCGGCGTAAAGCCGTTTGCGACCAACGACGAATGGTATTACCACATGCGTTTCCGGAAGAATATGGAGGGCGTAACGCCCATCCTGACCACGGTTCCGCCCGCTTCCACATTGGAGCGGAAAGACGGTCCGCACGAAGGCAATCCGGCCGTCCGGGCCGAAGCAGGACAACCCCAGCACATGGCCTGGTGCCGGGAGCGGCCCGACGGCGGTCGGGGGTTTGGCATCACCGGCGGGCATTACCACCGCGTCTGGGCCGACGACAACGTCCGGAAGCTGGTTCTGAATGCCATCAGCTGGGTGGCCAAAGCCGAGGTTCCCGCGGGCGGCATCGACTCCTCCAAGCCCTCCCCGGAAGAAATGGGCCAAAATCTGTGTCCGCATTGA
- a CDS encoding response regulator yields MKKSVLVVEDQSSQRKIIVDALQKAGYSVFQAADVQQAIQLLQQHKPDVLVADMHLPSGDGGEVIREARKLPGPSIAIVAVSIDLAILNQNLTATYAADAYLSKPFHPRELLKIVEELVGIQL; encoded by the coding sequence ATGAAAAAGTCAGTATTGGTTGTCGAAGACCAGTCTTCGCAACGGAAAATAATAGTTGATGCGCTGCAAAAGGCCGGTTATTCCGTTTTCCAGGCCGCTGATGTGCAGCAGGCCATTCAACTCCTGCAACAGCACAAGCCCGACGTTCTGGTAGCCGATATGCACTTACCCAGCGGGGATGGGGGAGAGGTGATTCGGGAAGCCCGGAAGCTTCCGGGGCCCTCCATTGCGATCGTGGCCGTTTCCATCGACCTGGCTATTCTAAATCAGAATCTGACGGCTACCTATGCCGCGGATGCTTATTTATCGAAACCGTTTCATCCGCGCGAGTTGCTCAAGATCGTGGAAGAACTGGTTGGAATCCAGCTCTGA
- a CDS encoding GH116 family glycosyl-hydrolase codes for MTRSCICVLLAFRLAAQLAMAQWQPAPWPVLKHYDKDHLYNIALPLGGIGTGTVSLGGRGELRDWEIMNKPAKGFSTVTVGNNAPFFAINVRPVNGKPMTKALLGPLDPAEYLHYEGRPVNQHGFPRFTDASFEAAYPLGQVNLSDPKMPVRVRIKGFNPFVPGDADASGIPMAVLAYEVTNTGREPLTVSVCGSMRNFIGKDGSQSRKDWKGDVIPLGAKKNQNRYRAGDGFRGIYMFSDSVDRQDPAWGTLALTTNSPSGVSYRTSSRSNDWENAMLDFWDDFSADGQLTEQDKLVDDDPLASLAVQKTIAPGQTQTYSFFITWSFPNRPAWSSFSLQPGQHTVGNYYATQYANAWEVMTKTLPRLPALEQKTLQFVNAFLASTYPDVIKEAALFNLATLRSQTVFRIPSGHLMGWEGIFDENGSCFGSCTHVWNYEQATAFLFADLSQSMRDIEFNHATSNTGKMSFRVMLPLSKAQDWNNAAADGQMGTVLKLYRDWHLSGNPEFLRRNWEPVKRVMSYAWIPGGWDGNQDGVMEGRQHNTMDVDYFGPNPQMGFWYLGALKATAEMATAMKDKALAQKCLDLYRKGSAWMDQHLFNGEYYEHKITDPKTFAFLDWENNPNVAVPDYQLGKGCLVDQLVGQMMAHMLGLGYLAKPENIQKTLQSVMKYNYLDNFSDHFNNMRSYVMGDEAGLLMASWPKGRLKVPFPYFAESMTGFEYTAAVGMLYEGQTENALKCLKSIRDRFDGRKRNPFNEPECGHHYARSMTSWNAVLAWSGFRYSGVTESMALTSRPGTYFWSNGSAWGTCTVAPEGAVNRVSLTVLNGKIRLRQVELQGGGTQRFKQAQEVGEGGKLDFKVL; via the coding sequence ATGACTCGTTCCTGCATTTGCGTACTCCTGGCCTTCCGGCTGGCGGCTCAGCTTGCTATGGCGCAGTGGCAACCCGCGCCTTGGCCCGTTTTGAAGCACTACGACAAAGACCACCTCTACAATATTGCCCTGCCGCTGGGCGGTATCGGCACCGGCACGGTTTCGCTGGGTGGCCGGGGCGAACTGCGCGACTGGGAGATCATGAACAAACCCGCCAAGGGGTTCAGTACCGTGACGGTTGGGAACAACGCGCCGTTTTTTGCTATCAACGTCCGGCCCGTCAACGGGAAACCAATGACCAAGGCCCTGCTGGGCCCGCTCGACCCCGCTGAATACCTCCACTACGAAGGCCGACCGGTCAATCAGCACGGCTTTCCGCGTTTTACCGATGCGTCGTTCGAGGCCGCTTACCCGCTGGGGCAGGTGAATCTGTCGGACCCGAAAATGCCGGTGCGGGTAAGAATCAAGGGTTTTAACCCGTTCGTGCCGGGCGACGCCGACGCGAGCGGTATTCCGATGGCCGTGCTGGCGTACGAAGTAACCAATACCGGCCGGGAGCCGCTGACGGTATCGGTTTGCGGATCGATGCGCAATTTTATTGGGAAAGACGGCAGCCAAAGCCGCAAGGACTGGAAAGGGGATGTGATTCCACTAGGCGCAAAAAAAAACCAAAACCGGTACCGGGCGGGTGATGGTTTCCGGGGAATCTATATGTTCTCCGACAGCGTTGATCGGCAGGATCCGGCCTGGGGGACCCTTGCCCTGACAACCAACAGCCCGTCCGGCGTGAGCTACCGCACGTCCTCACGCTCCAACGACTGGGAAAACGCCATGCTCGATTTCTGGGACGATTTCAGCGCCGACGGCCAGCTGACGGAACAAGACAAACTGGTGGACGACGACCCGCTGGCGTCGCTGGCCGTACAGAAAACCATTGCGCCGGGGCAGACTCAGACCTATTCGTTTTTCATTACCTGGAGTTTTCCGAACCGCCCGGCCTGGTCGTCGTTTTCGTTGCAGCCGGGGCAACACACCGTCGGTAATTATTACGCAACCCAATACGCCAACGCCTGGGAGGTAATGACGAAGACGCTCCCGCGATTACCGGCGCTAGAGCAGAAAACGCTTCAGTTTGTGAACGCCTTTCTGGCAAGCACCTACCCGGATGTGATCAAGGAAGCGGCTTTGTTCAATCTGGCGACGCTGCGTTCGCAAACGGTTTTCCGGATTCCAAGCGGGCACCTGATGGGGTGGGAGGGCATTTTTGATGAGAACGGGTCCTGCTTCGGCTCGTGTACGCACGTCTGGAATTACGAACAGGCCACGGCGTTTCTGTTCGCGGACTTGTCGCAGTCGATGCGCGACATTGAATTTAATCACGCAACCAGCAACACCGGCAAGATGAGCTTTCGGGTGATGCTGCCGCTGTCGAAAGCGCAGGACTGGAACAACGCGGCCGCCGACGGGCAGATGGGAACGGTTTTGAAATTGTACCGCGACTGGCACCTGTCGGGCAATCCGGAGTTTCTGCGGAGAAATTGGGAGCCGGTTAAACGGGTGATGAGCTACGCCTGGATTCCGGGCGGTTGGGACGGAAACCAGGATGGGGTGATGGAAGGCCGGCAGCATAACACGATGGACGTGGATTATTTCGGACCCAATCCGCAGATGGGCTTCTGGTACCTGGGCGCGCTGAAGGCCACCGCCGAAATGGCAACGGCCATGAAGGACAAGGCGCTGGCCCAGAAGTGCCTGGACCTGTACCGGAAAGGCAGCGCCTGGATGGATCAGCATCTGTTCAACGGGGAATATTACGAACACAAAATCACCGACCCGAAAACGTTTGCCTTTCTGGATTGGGAAAACAACCCGAACGTGGCCGTACCGGATTATCAGTTGGGAAAAGGCTGTCTGGTGGATCAGTTGGTTGGGCAGATGATGGCGCACATGCTGGGGCTGGGCTACCTGGCCAAACCGGAAAACATTCAGAAAACGCTGCAAAGCGTGATGAAATACAATTACCTGGACAACTTCTCCGATCATTTTAACAACATGCGGTCCTACGTCATGGGCGACGAAGCGGGCCTGCTGATGGCGAGCTGGCCGAAGGGACGTTTGAAGGTGCCGTTTCCGTATTTTGCCGAATCCATGACCGGTTTTGAATACACAGCCGCCGTCGGAATGCTCTACGAAGGCCAGACCGAAAATGCGCTCAAATGCTTGAAAAGCATCCGTGACCGCTTCGATGGCCGCAAACGTAATCCGTTCAACGAACCCGAGTGCGGCCATCACTACGCCCGCTCGATGACCAGCTGGAATGCCGTGCTGGCCTGGAGTGGGTTTCGGTATTCGGGCGTCACGGAATCAATGGCATTGACTTCCCGACCGGGTACGTACTTCTGGTCAAACGGGTCGGCCTGGGGAACGTGCACGGTTGCCCCGGAGGGCGCCGTAAACCGGGTGTCGCTCACGGTTCTGAACGGCAAAATCCGGCTTCGTCAGGTCGAACTTCAGGGGGGTGGAACGCAGCGGTTTAAGCAGGCCCAGGAAGTGGGCGAGGGCGGCAAATTGGATTTTAAAGTGTTGTAA
- a CDS encoding mevalonate kinase family protein, with protein MIIETRAYARAGLLGNPSDGFFGKTISISVRNFGASISLYESPELNIEPQPQDTNSFRSIYHLRDAVASLGYHGGIPLIKAALKRFCEYCDQHGIRLPNRNFTIRYSTSIPRQVGLSGSSAIVVATFRALMKFYQIDIPLPQLPTLVLKTESEELGITAGLQDRVIQCYEGCVYMNFDREQIERCGHGIYEPVDPRLLPKLYIAYKTSLGKQSGRIHNDVRSRWDKGEELVVRTLQEIADVARQGREALLNNDTSELHALVNQNFDLRTRIYNISESNLEMISAARRIGASASFAGSGGAIVGTYKDDDMLNRLFVEMKQLNARVIKPYVV; from the coding sequence TTGATTATTGAAACACGCGCCTACGCCCGCGCCGGGCTGCTGGGTAATCCATCCGACGGTTTTTTCGGCAAAACGATTTCAATCTCCGTTCGAAATTTTGGTGCATCAATCTCGCTGTACGAGTCGCCGGAACTGAACATTGAGCCCCAACCGCAGGACACCAACTCGTTTCGGAGCATTTATCACCTGCGTGACGCCGTGGCTTCGCTGGGCTACCACGGCGGAATACCGCTCATCAAAGCCGCCCTCAAACGGTTCTGCGAATACTGCGACCAGCACGGTATTCGGCTTCCGAACCGGAACTTTACCATCCGCTACAGCACGTCCATACCGCGTCAGGTGGGCCTTTCGGGCTCCAGCGCCATTGTGGTGGCCACGTTCCGGGCGTTGATGAAGTTCTACCAGATCGACATTCCGCTGCCGCAGCTGCCTACGCTGGTGCTGAAAACCGAGTCGGAAGAGCTGGGCATTACGGCGGGCTTGCAGGACCGGGTGATTCAGTGCTACGAAGGTTGCGTTTACATGAACTTCGACCGCGAGCAGATCGAACGGTGCGGCCACGGCATCTACGAACCCGTTGACCCCCGGCTGCTGCCCAAATTGTACATTGCCTACAAAACTTCACTGGGCAAACAGTCGGGCCGGATTCACAACGATGTGCGTTCGCGCTGGGACAAAGGGGAGGAGCTGGTCGTCAGGACGTTGCAGGAGATTGCCGACGTAGCCCGCCAGGGCCGCGAAGCGCTGCTGAACAACGACACCAGTGAATTACACGCCCTGGTCAACCAGAACTTCGACCTGCGCACCCGGATTTACAACATCAGCGAAAGCAACCTGGAAATGATCTCGGCCGCCCGTCGCATCGGCGCATCAGCTTCCTTTGCCGGGTCGGGCGGGGCCATTGTCGGCACCTACAAAGACGACGACATGCTCAACCGTCTGTTCGTCGAAATGAAGCAGCTCAACGCCCGCGTTATCAAACCGTACGTGGTTTAA
- the galU gene encoding UTP--glucose-1-phosphate uridylyltransferase GalU, which translates to MIKKAVIPAAGLGTRFLPATKAQPKEMLPIIDMPTIQYVVQEAVDSGIEDILIITGKGKRSIEDHFDRNYELETRLEEKEDEALLLEMRRLSDMADIHFVRQKELNGLGDAIYYARHHVGNEPFAVLLGDTIMDSVIPVTQQLIDTYDQYRGTVIAVEEVPTDKVNRYGIVGGTTLSDSIMELNNLVEKPAIDAAPSNLAIAGRYILTPDIFAAIEQTPKGKNNEIQLTDAMLLLLKRENIYSHRIEGKRHDIGNKLDFLKTTVEFALKRKEFSAPFLKFLKEIVAEHS; encoded by the coding sequence ATGATCAAGAAAGCCGTAATTCCCGCTGCCGGTCTGGGAACCCGTTTTTTGCCGGCCACCAAAGCGCAACCCAAAGAAATGCTGCCGATCATCGACATGCCCACCATTCAGTACGTGGTGCAGGAAGCCGTCGATTCGGGTATTGAAGATATTTTGATTATCACCGGCAAAGGCAAACGCTCCATCGAAGACCACTTCGACCGGAACTACGAACTCGAAACCCGACTCGAAGAAAAGGAAGACGAAGCGCTCCTGCTCGAGATGCGCCGGTTATCGGACATGGCCGATATTCATTTTGTGCGTCAGAAAGAACTGAATGGGTTGGGAGATGCCATTTATTACGCGCGGCACCACGTTGGCAATGAGCCGTTTGCGGTTTTGCTGGGCGATACCATCATGGATTCGGTGATACCGGTAACGCAGCAGTTAATCGATACGTATGATCAATACCGCGGCACGGTTATCGCCGTGGAAGAGGTTCCGACCGACAAGGTAAATCGGTACGGTATTGTTGGCGGCACAACGCTGAGTGACAGCATTATGGAGCTAAATAATCTGGTTGAAAAACCCGCCATCGACGCGGCTCCCTCCAACCTGGCCATTGCCGGTCGGTATATTCTGACGCCCGATATTTTTGCCGCCATCGAACAGACGCCCAAAGGCAAAAACAACGAGATTCAGCTGACGGACGCCATGTTGCTGCTGCTTAAGCGGGAAAACATTTATTCGCACCGCATTGAGGGCAAACGGCATGACATTGGTAACAAGCTGGACTTCCTGAAAACCACGGTTGAATTTGCTCTGAAACGTAAGGAGTTTTCCGCCCCATTCCTGAAGTTTTTAAAAGAAATCGTCGCCGAGCATTCCTGA
- a CDS encoding SDR family oxidoreductase gives MTDLFATTFGLAGKDIWVIGGAGYLGQATVRLLAAAGATVLCADLEDRAGAFVNASKLTSQVTPATLDIRQGTAIQSFVSEQLATRGVPHGLVNLAFASTGKKLEELTEQDFDEVNHGGLTATFLLARQVGQEMAQLGRGSLVLFSSMYGSVSPDPAAYEAPMNKNPIEYGVGKAGIIQMTRYLAVHWGRQGVRCNCISPGPFPNPAVQQNEPEFVERLARKTPLGRVGQSPEIAGTVAFLLSEAASYVTGQTIAVDGGWTSW, from the coding sequence ATGACTGATCTATTTGCAACAACGTTCGGTCTGGCCGGAAAAGACATCTGGGTGATTGGCGGAGCGGGCTACCTGGGGCAGGCTACCGTTCGGCTGCTGGCCGCTGCGGGCGCGACGGTTCTCTGCGCCGACCTGGAAGACCGGGCGGGCGCGTTTGTCAATGCGTCTAAACTGACCTCCCAGGTTACCCCCGCTACGCTCGACATTCGGCAGGGCACGGCCATCCAGTCCTTCGTGAGCGAACAGCTGGCGACGCGGGGCGTTCCGCACGGCCTGGTCAATCTGGCCTTTGCTTCGACCGGAAAAAAGCTGGAGGAACTCACAGAGCAGGATTTTGATGAGGTAAACCACGGCGGACTGACGGCCACTTTCCTGCTGGCCCGGCAGGTGGGGCAGGAAATGGCCCAGTTGGGTCGGGGGAGTCTGGTGCTGTTTTCCAGCATGTACGGATCGGTTTCGCCCGACCCGGCCGCCTATGAAGCCCCCATGAACAAGAATCCGATTGAGTACGGCGTCGGCAAAGCCGGTATCATTCAGATGACCCGCTACCTGGCCGTGCACTGGGGGCGGCAGGGTGTGCGCTGCAACTGCATTTCGCCCGGCCCGTTTCCCAACCCGGCGGTGCAGCAAAACGAACCGGAATTTGTGGAGCGGCTGGCCCGGAAAACCCCGCTGGGGCGCGTTGGCCAGTCGCCGGAAATTGCCGGAACCGTTGCCTTTCTGCTCTCCGAAGCCGCTTCCTACGTGACCGGGCAGACTATCGCCGTCGATGGCGGTTGGACCAGCTGGTAA